One Phenylobacterium hankyongense DNA segment encodes these proteins:
- a CDS encoding SRPBCC family protein, with amino-acid sequence MPDILHRVGIAAEPMRVFEALTTVEGIRNWWSSDTNGDASEGGAFQFRSNRLQVTHADSSLVTWRYSGPAEEWVPTEISFRLEWRNGQTIVLFKQAGWREPVEFMHHCSTKWATFLLSLKDYVEHGEGRPEPRDTKIAVNA; translated from the coding sequence ATGCCTGACATTCTTCACCGCGTTGGCATCGCCGCCGAGCCCATGCGGGTCTTCGAAGCGCTCACCACGGTCGAGGGCATCCGCAACTGGTGGAGTTCCGACACCAACGGCGACGCCTCGGAAGGCGGCGCTTTCCAGTTCCGCAGCAACCGGCTGCAGGTCACCCACGCCGACTCCAGCCTGGTGACCTGGCGCTATTCCGGCCCGGCCGAGGAGTGGGTCCCTACCGAGATCAGCTTCCGGCTCGAATGGCGCAACGGCCAGACCATCGTCCTCTTCAAGCAGGCCGGCTGGCGCGAGCCGGTGGAGTTCATGCACCACTGCTCGACCAAGTGGGCGACGTTCCTGCTCAGCCTGAAGGACTACGTCGAACACGGCGAAGGCCGGCCCGAACCCCGCGACACCAAGATCGCGGTCAACGCCTAG